TCTCAATTCACACAGGTACATCTCCTGTGGTTCACACACGGGTGAGAtatttatcaacaacaacaaaaaaatagctATAGAAAAAGTACTCAACACTTTGCGATCAGCTCCAATAAAACCCACCTTCTGCGGCCTTGCTTGTCGGTAACAACCTGATCCTCCACCCGCTGCGCCTTGCGGGTCTGCACATCACCTGAACCAAGACATGGAAGGAAACACAACACCGTCAATTACTTTGTATCTTGGTGAAGTGGACTTTTTAAGCAATCTATGTTGTCTTGTAGTGGTTGCTGGAGATAGAACGTACATGTTATTATGGCTATGCCAAATTTATGGTTCCCCAATGGGTACCTAAATACTTTATCTGCAATCCATCTGTTATGGCATAAGACCTGAATAAAGACTCCAAGGGCCTAAAACCATGGGATACCCTTTGCCTTGGCACCAGCAGGTCTGCCTAACATCCAAGGGGCATGGGTTCAAATCCAATCCCAATGGGGTTGTGGGGTAAAACAATTCTCTCAAAGGGTAAATTTTTCAAGTGTTAGTTGATTAGTTCAAAAAGTAGAAATAACTCCTATTATACTTCCATAGAAAAAGATTCAAGGAAACTTCAGTTCTCTTGTGCttgcatgattattattattattttcttttttttgaggAACTGTCATACCTTTCATAGcaatgtatgaaaattaatgttAGGAAAAGTTAAGAATCATTACCTCCACATTCCCTGAGCCAATCCAAACAATCTGCATCATTGCCACAACCAGTGCGGTGGTTACTGTTTTAACGACAGGTCATAAGCTTAGTGGTGACGTTACTAATTCTGCGCCATTAGGTTACTAGAGGCAAATATCTAGAATTACACCCCGCTAATAGGTTACTAGTGGCAAATATCCAGAATTACACCCCGCTAATAGGTTACTAGTGGCAAATATCCAGAATTACACCCCGCTAATAGGTTACTAGTAGCAAATATCCAGAATTACACCCCGCTAATAGGTTACTAGTGGCAAATATACAGAATTACACCCCGCTAATAGGTTACTAGAGGCAAATACCCAGAATTACACCCTGCTAATAGGTTACTAGTAGCAAATATCCAGAATTACACCCTGCTAATAGGTTACTAGTGGCAAATATCCAGAATTACACCCCGCTAATAAGTTACTAGTGGCAAATATCCAGAATTACACCCCGCTAATAGGTTACTAGTGGCAAATATCCAGAATTACACCCCGTTAATAGGTTACTAGTGGCAAATATCCAGAATTACACCCCGCTGATAGGTTACTAGTGGCAAATATACAGAATTACACCCCGCTAATAGGTTACTAGTGGCAAATATCCAGAATTACACCCCGCTGATAGGTTACTAGTGGCAAATATCCAGAATTACACCCCACTAATAGGTTACTAGTGGCAAATATCCAGAATTACACCCCACTAATAGGTTACTAGTGGCAAatatccagaattacacccaactcatGATGACAGAACTAACCTATGTGATGTCACTCTAGATTTCCTAAAACTAACAGAACACCATGATTATACACAGAACagacccacacagacagacatagcaACCATTAATCGCCTTTGACACAGTAATGACCCTCTGACCCACCCTCGTCGAGCTCCTCCAGGGGCGTCCCAAGGCACACcacgtcgtcgtcctcgtcgtccATGTCAGGCGTCACACACACGTCCTGCCCTCACGCCCTTGCCGCCTCTCGTCCCTTGACCAAGCTGACCTAAGCCGCGGTAAACGTTTCTTGGTCAGGTCAGGAAACGTTTCTCCGCCTCAGCTCATGTTGTTGTTTACTTTGGGAGGTAGAAACAATATTTACTATTTCGTACAATATacagatgaaaaaatatatggtaTCAaagaaataagtgaataaatgatGGTTCCAGGGAAATGAATGAATATGCAGAGAAGCTTTACTTTGGTGGTGAACAACTCATGAATGACGTTTACAACTATACTTATTCCGTATAATTTAttacagatgaaaaaaaatgcggtatcaaagaaataaatgaataaatgatggTTGCAGGGGAATACCCAGAGtgacttttatttcttttgttaatTCGGTTTATTCCGCTTGTTTTCAGCCAAAATCTATGCTTTAGTATACACATcaaattgtaaaaaaataaaataagcgtATTGTCTTTATTAGATTATGGAATATGACTGATACTGTTTGTGAATAATTAAAGGGAAAGCGGTAGGCAATAGTGGAAGCGTTCCCGCTCTTATAATAtgggcaggaaaaaaaaatccattacaCAAACTCTGGACTGAAAGGAACAAGAATATGCTAGAACACAAAGCATTCACACATAACTGCCAAGgaataaaatggagaaaaaggaacaaaagggaaaacaagacaaaagcaGAGCCGTATAAGTTATAGATCTCCAGCTTTGTGTCTGTGATCCAAATGATTAATAGGAGTGCTGAGGACGGTGAAGAggcatctttattttattcacacactgtcctgcctgggggttgggacggcatgttaattcctcccttctcccttgttgtttacctgcatcaataaactatcaatcaatcaattcatcTGGGAGATCGTGGGAGTCAAAGACCATTCAGCAACGACGTAGACTCGGCCCAATCTTCTTCTTATGACCTGttctgctttgtatcgcttcttaggtcctctttGCTTCGTCTTCACGCTTATATATATTTCACTCTACACAGCTAGCTTTGTTTTCTACTATtacacttctttttatttatcttctactCAGCGGTgccggattgtcgtactcagcctcttattttgccgatttccgacccaataaCCGGCTTCTCCACCCAGTAACTATAATTATTAATAGTTAGCATTAAAATGGTTGAGTATTGATGTCATTTTGCAATAGTTAagtgtcagaaaccggtaaatacaatgtGCTTTTACTGCTCGAGACCAAAACCAAGACTGCGCCAAGACCTGTGTGCCAGATCTACCGAAATATAATGAAATCTACTGAAATTTTGATGAATCTCAGAAATAATTTATCAATCTCATGAATAATTTATATGTTGTTTTTCCAAATTCTCACCAAATAGTtataaaaaaatactgatataatgctttttaacttaattttatcTACATAACATATATCACAAGAACCACAGCATATATATATTAAAGTGCGTCTGCCGAATTTTTACTTATCTACTGATTTTTCTTGCAATAATCTACTGAAATTTCCTCTGcaccatctggcaacactgggaGGCCAAGACCCAGACCACGTCCAATGGTGGAGGGGGCTACACAACATGTTCAAGAAACGCAAAAATCTGAATATTCGGCAGCGGCGCCTGAGCGAGGAGGAGCCCGCGGCGGAGGGCGAGGCGGCGGGGACCAACAGCAACGATGACAGCAACTCCAACCTGCCGCCGGccgggaagaaggagaaaaagaaggccaAAGAGAAGGAGCCCAAGAAGCAGTCCATCCTGAGCTTCGAGGACGAGCTGGAGGGTGAGCTGCCTGCCGTGTGTTGTGGCTGTGGTGCCGAGGGTGGTGCTGTGGtgctgcggggcggggcggggcggccagGGGGGGCTGGAGGGGGGCCGAGGGTGAGCTGTGGTGGGTACGTTTCGGTGGGCAGTCTCCTCATCGTACCTGTCTTCCGGTGAGTCTGGTGTGTCGTGGTGACAGGTGTCAGCCACCAGTACCACCGCCAGAGGAAGGCCCGGCAGGGAGTTACCTCACCTGCTGTGTGGGGCTGGGCAGGGTCAGTATGTCAGAACTGATATACTACCTAGGGCGCTATACACCCATCTTACAGCGGACACCTTGGTGCGCGTACATCACACTTTTGTATTGCTTTGCTGTTGTAAAGCACTCAGTtgtgaaatatttttttattcggtGATTAAAATTTAGGGGGTCGatgggggtgaagcccccccgtAAGAgttgggggggttgagggggccAAGCTCTCTCCATTAAGGGTTAAGTTTTGAATTCATTTGTTAGATTTCACAATTTTTGATACTTGTTTGTAACCTGTTTTGTTGTGCGTAGCTGGCATGTCGGCGGTGACTGGTGAGATCTGGCAACTCAGATCAAGATATGGTGTGGTACCAGTGGTAAGATTAGGTGTAGAAAGCAATTTGTATCAGAATTAAGTAATTTGCTGCTGCAACTTTCATCTGTGAGGACAAAGCCCTTTTTCTCTGGTAGATTTCAGTGTGTTTTGTATTGACCTTTTACTTGTTTTATCTCAAATCATTAGTCTCTGAGAGTTGGGAGCAGGGAGTGAAACAAAAGTTAGTGGTTCCCGACAGAAACAGTTAGCCGACTCTTTCAAAACATACAGAAACCTCCAGGAAAAATAGTTTTGGTGCCAATATGAGAGGTTTACTTCGGGAATTTTACTGTATTTTTGAGGTTGGGACTATTAGGCCATATTATTTTTGGTAAAAAGATACTTTTATACATTAGGGTAGCATTGGAATACATTAGGTCGTCCTTAGGAAGTACATTAGGGTAAAAAGACGTGCCTCCAGATATGTATCTGAAAAATGGATTGAcagagggccgctttcacagtcacctttgtttgttttgatcgttaccaatggcggcgatcgctgctatagtatttccacgtgaaactggccgatggggtagtggctgCTGCAGAGGAaccgagaggtgttgagagtgtgtggtaaggtgggATGCGAGGCTAACCCCaaagccgccaccaccccattggccggtttcacgtggaaatactatagctcTGATCGCCActcattggtaatgatcaaaacaaacagaagTGACTGTGAACGTGGCCCATAGTCATCAAAGGCATATGAGAATGTCCTTGAGAGAATATCTTACTGATTAGCCCTTGAGAACATTCTGataaaaactgactgaatgataaatgaaatgaagataaatatatgTAGACTGACTAAATTGCTTAGGATAATGATGGACTAGAATGTGCAATGAGAGAAGAGATAGGAGCAAGATAGATCTTCAGAAACACATCTAATGGGTTTTCTAATAAATCTAATTTGTAAAGTATATTCATTATTGAGATAAGGCACCAGGTATGTCTGTTTTCTGACCATGTGATATCTCCTTTTTCAGCTGATGATGGCATCATGTTTCAAGAAAAGAAGTCTAGCCTCAGTTACAagctgaggaaggagatgaaaaaggagaggaaggagaagagaagagaggagaaggaaaagcagagacaggcagaggggAAGGACAAGTTCAGAGAGAAGGACAAGAATGGGGGCCCCACAGTGTCTGAATTGGTAGGGCCAGATAACCATTGCTGCAGAGCCAGGTGTGCTGGCTGGCTAGGCTCAGGTGTTTTTGTGCTATGTTGGGTGGAGGCAGCATGGAAATGATTGGTGATTGATGATTTATActgtcttgagtgtgtgtgtcagtgattGATTGATGTGGCCATTAGACTTTTTGGggtaattttaatttttttgttgatCATAACTGTTCTCTGAGACAGTTTTAGCTTTTCTCAATGATCAAAACTCAGGTGCCTGAAATTGTCTATTGGCAGAGAACAACATTAAACCTGGAGCTGcatatgtttctttctttattatttttttacagttgtCATATGCAGTTACTAGTGAGCCCCACACTGACATCCAACcttccattttatttttgttttttttattaatttagccTTGTTCCTAGATTTAATATGTTTAAACAATTCCTGGTTCCAGCAAATCATTCTTTAATGTTCAGACTTGGAACCCACACCTACCTTTACTATATGATGAGGTGTAGTGCTTTAAATTTTCCTAATCATACATTTTTATGGATTTAAGTCTGACGAACAAGGTATCCTACAGTTTCTGTcaagtatttattgtttatttttgtgtacaCTGTCTGGGAATCGCTTTTATGCCATCTGATTCCTTTAAAGTAATATTATTATTGCTTGACATGGAACACTAAAGTGTCTTCATTGCTAGCCAAATATAAAGATTCAGTAAGTGAAACTCATGGAATGAACAAAAATTATGCTAACAGAAAAGTTACCAAAATCAGTGTAAGTCTCACCATACAGTTTTAATGGTAAAGATGCACTTACATAAAGCAAGTGACATCCATGAGGTACAGAACACCACAGGGGGCGTATATTTCCTGCAAGAATGCCAAAATGATACTATTGATAAAGTTGATTTTATACTTTAAAACTTTAGAAACGTGGTCTGGCACAGAAAACATTTTTGGAGAGTAAGCTGAACTGGCGAGAATCATGGAAGAAATCCAACAAATGCCTTTACATGAATGATATTAAGGGTGGGTTGGATTTCCATCAGTGGAAAATAAATTGAACTTAAATATCTAATATACTTTCAAAatctattatattattatatggcACATGAAAAAGACTAACAAAAATATAACTTGTGTGATTATTTATGTCTTGAATAAAATTAGTAGTACACCACATATATTTTTGTGGGCCAAAACAGTCCAGTATGGGGGATGTATGTTGGGTTGCTGAACACTTTCGTTGCCAGATGTTTCACTGCTCCTAGTAGCCACATCAGGTGGGCACCTCACCAgcagtattttttttgtcttgataATTTTTTGTATTTGCACTGAATTGAAATCAAGAAGAAATCAATTTTTATGATTACAATGAACTGTGTGGCTAGAATGCCAGGGAATAAAACAATTTGTTCATTATAGTTTGTGTAGAGTATGCGATAGTCAGGCCTGCACCATTACCACCAAACTTTCCTCAGGATGAGCTGGGGATCCGCATTGTAAATGGTCGTGAGGCAGAGAGCATCGGTGCTGAGCCGGGCGACTCAGACTCTGAGGAAGACACACCGGGCCAACACAAGTTCCGGCCAAAAGGAGCCAAAACATCCCAGTCTCTTGACCCTTGGAAGAAGATATTGCAGAGTAAGACAATGGttgtctcttattctttctctcatttccatgGTTTTAGTCATTCCCATATAATCTGCTCTTCATAATAAGAATGGGTAAATGGTATATTTCTCAATAATAACTCCTGACCATGGACAACCTCCGGAAACTTCTCAAGTGATTGACCATCATAGAAgagatttttattttcttagtttgtACAGTTTTCCTTCACATGCTTATAGCCTCCTTATTCCAAGCACTTCACCACCATGGGGATGTTCTGGGCTGGGCGTTGTGTCTGCTGCAGGAACACCTCATAATCTCACCTTCGGGCTCCTGTCAATGATCCAACAAAATTTGCTTTGATTTTCTCTTAGTATTTTTCCCTCTACTCTTCATCTACCCTAATATGACTTCCACTATTCCCCATTCTTTTCCTAAAGCATAAGAGTaagacaactactactactggtactaatGATCATAATAACAAGTGAATGGTCAATTAGCAGTAGCATTTCTTAAGCCTTTCTTGAGCCTTAACCTTGGCTGTGCAGGATTCAAGTTGATAATGACGGTGTTTCCCCAGGTGGACAGATCCCTGATGCCAACATGATCCACGCTATCCGCAAACAAAGGCAGCAGGCCAGGGAGCAGGGTGACATGATTCCCATTGATGACACCGTTAGGTGAGTTGGATCTTCATTGTCTACTTTATTTGTACAACAGACcatatgatttatttattttatttatttatttatttatttattttttgttcatgaGAACCGTGATGGCTATTTAGCATCATCAGTTATGTTTTGAAGGGTATCATGATATCTGAACAGTGTCAAGGACTACACATATTCTTTACATAGTTTTAACTATCCTTAtatgataagtaagaaaaagttGTGTGTTGATATGTAGGCAATAATTTATCTTCCttcaataaatatataataatcgTCAGGGTGGAGGAAAGCAAGGGCCGGTTGGTGCGAGACGACGACAATGATCGCAGCGATGATGAGGAAGGGGAGTCCCGCATGGACTTCTCGGTGAACCATCAGGCAAGAGACAGACAGCAGCGTCGAGAGGCCTTTATTGCCGCACAAGGTAGACACATCATTTTGGTTTGAACAACATATCTCTGCATACATCATGAAAGATTATTTTTCTGGCAGCCTCTCATGCCTTCCTAGTTTTAGTAATTAGTAAAAAGTACAATTTTTATCTCCATCATTCACTTTAAATGACTTTATTATGTTGGTTAGGGTCCACTGCTGTGCATTAATATTTGCAGGTATTGATTCATTTCAGTTAACATTGTTTTCTTTTAGATGATGATGGCACGGACAACAGTGACCACGAGCGTGAGTGGGAGAAACAACAGTTGCTGAAGGCTGGGGCAAGTACGAAGGTGAGTGCAGCGCCACGAGAGATGCTCATGACCTTCTGTAGCCTCCCAATTATTTAAACTATTATaggaaagaagatggggaaagaagaataactactgtggaaaaaaaaaaaacttaaaataatcTATCGGAAAAGAACACGACTAGGAAGGCATGAATATagaatggatggtgaggtaaaTAATTGCACGAGTATTGCACGTCTAATTAGGGTGACCTGTGGAGTGGCAGATGTGGTTTAGTTATCCAGAGGGAGCATGGGGGAGATGGAGAGTTCATATGAGCAAGCTATGTGTTGTATGATCCAGGGAAAGaactagggatgtaccgatgtatcggtatcggtggtatcggcacattttgagagtattggtatcggctgattttctgccgatactaccaatacttgaaggagttttgtacgtcgcatgtcacttgttgcaaataattttgttcaacagaaattggattttctaatttgttgaaaaaatattagaaaagtgtaattatccagTATCATGATAATACGTAGTTTGGAATTTCCtgtgatttaattttcatcactttaaacgataagattcatattactttgaatacaaatatataatactTGGTATACAGTACAGCCTTTGGCACCACGGACGCgttcaatacaggtttagtagctttgGTGCGGGATTGGCGGAACCCCTTCACTCacctcatttgcctgcctcatTCAGTCAGACGGCAATGGGGCACGCTGCCAGGGCTGCCTAAATGTATGGCAATTAAGGTAAAGCTAACCTtgctgagtcaactagacctcacgagacgcctcctccctcgccccttgtTGAAACTCATGGGGGTGGGTGTTAACACTTGGGTTAACCATGCACTGCTGCCTCGCCGCGCTGCATAGGGTTAATATGCGCTTccatggtgcagtggtcagcacgtCTGGCTACGGATCTATGGATACCTTTTTTCAGGCCACCACtggttactttcttttttctttccttctgtggTGGAAAAACGAGTagtgctttctttttttccttaacgtttgatattgccttttagctgctggaatcgttctataaaaaaaattaatgcacaggtatcggtatcggtcaaataatGGGGTATTGGTATCCGTCAAATaatggggtatcggtatcggtattggTATCCGTCAAATaatggggtatcggtatcggtattggTATCCGTCAAATaatggggtatcggtatcggtcaaaattttggtatcggtacatccctagtcAAAGAACCCTTTGTCTTGGAAGAGTGTATGAGTATGTGAcatgtagaagggaaggagagagtaagagaatAGTGTATGGAAGGACAGTGTATTTGTTAAGATTTATCTATATTGCTATCTCTGACACCCTGTCCCCTCATAGGAACTTCCCCAAGGCTGTAGCACCAGCAAAAATGGCTTAAATTTTGCACTCCCTTTCTGCCCTTTAAATCCCTTGCTTGCTGGGTCTTTCCACTATTCATCCACTATTCATAATTTCATTGATGGTCTCCCCCAGATATAccctctccttcaatttcacCCTCATGCAATCTCTTAGTCCATAGTAGAATGATTGttctttcatatttatatatGAAAAATTTTCTGCTAATCTGTTTATTTTAACTTAGGCATTTTAATAAACAAAGCAATTGAGAAAGCATTAGGATTGTCAAACCTATTCACTGTGTCTTGAGTGTTCTGTATCTTGACAGGTGGCTGGCTGTGAGGGTGAGGGAAACCAGGACAGTCAGACAGACCCCAGTGCCAGCAGCCACTTCACTGCCCCTGTAGACAATGGTGCATTGGCGGTGGCTGGAGCCGGCAGCATTGTTCAGCCAGAGCCTCGGCTGTGGGGCCAAGAGAGCCTCATTCCTGCATCCTCATCTGCACTGCCACGGCCCTCCAACTACCAGGCGGAGGGCATCATCAAGCGCCTCCAGGACAGGTAGCCAACACccgaggtggaggcggtggtgctcACCCCGCCCCCGGCCAGACTCGGCCTCCTGCCCCACGTTTTTGTTCTCGGGTTGAGCCGAGAAAGAGTGCTGGTCACTTAACCTGGGCCCGAAGTGTTTCCAGGCCTGGCTTTCCAGTTGtgtagtgttggtggtgctggccagaccatgtgtgtgtgtgtgtgtgtgtgtgtgtgtgtgtgtcattcaccatgaTCTGATCATGTGTGCTGGCCTAGCGATTGCCAGTCGGTACCCTCCCCGAATGAGCTTTGAGCTCAGATGATggatattttgatacgattggaACCTCACATCACATCTACACCCACCTGCAAGGCGCGACACAATCCCTGATTGACGCCTGGTACTCATTCACTATTGGGCTGATGGGGACATGGATAAAGGAGCCTACCCATCAATCTCCACCatgcctgggaatcgaacctgggacctctTGGTTATGAGCtgagcgtgctaaccactacactgcAAAGGACtgaactgagtgtgtgtgtgtgtgtgtgtgtgtgtgtgtgtgttacaattaTTTGCTATTGGGACAGAGAATCTGGTTTCATCTGGTCATTCATGTTTTCTAAAAGTTTCTAAGACTAAGTTCCTTAGCAAAAGTTAATTATGTGACAGTCCAACTGTTACAAAACAGATTAAATCAAAAGGAGTATAAAGTACAGTAATAGAACACCGTCTACAATTTTTTTGAATAGAGAATTACCAAACACCAAAAGGTAATGGCTGAAATTTGTGTCTGTAGGTGAAAGGAAGGCGGTACTTTCAGAGATAATGAGGCAAGATATTTGAGGCAATTGGTGTTATGTGGTCTTTTGGGTTGTGTGCTGAGTTTGGGGTGAACATAAGAGGAAGTAAGTTGACTAAAACAAAAGTAATCATCCAATAGTCTAAAATGACTGCAATTAATACAATCTCACATGATCTCACACAGACATCTTAAGTTTATCATATGCAGCCTATATGATCAGCATGCTGACACTCATGCTGCATGATAACAGTAGGGCTCGGGTGTGTGTGTcacaggtgaaggaaaagggaggaatacaGATGTCGTATATTTTCCGTAGTACGGCTACTTCTGTTAAGGGTAATAGCAAGATATTTGTTCTTCAAAAGTATAAgaatttcatattattattattagagaacTAAGTTATGTTGCTgctggtgttattattattagggaGGATGACTTCTGTAATCTGTATCCATCCCTGGCTTCTTTTCAGTTGAGGGGAAAGAATTACAATTTAAAATTTAGTCTCAAAAGATGCCTTTATTGTTGATGAAGGCAGCATCAGGCAGGGAGTCAGCTGGCTGTTTTTATATATTAGTAGTGTCCCTGTGGcatagtggtcagcatgcctggcctTGCTTGTGTACCTGGAGTGTCACCAGATAGTCCACACACCAGTTAATTCTCCTTGCAGACTGATTGATTGAAGGTACCTGATAAAAACATTGGATGATATAGTGATCCTAATTGTCAACATAAGACAATGTCACTTACCATTACTTTCTACGGGCTTGAAAGACAAAATTTTTCTCATGGCACAGTTCAGCTCTGTATTGCTTTTTACAGTGGTACACTCCATAGCAGATTTACAGACTTGAAAATTACACTTATGAATGATGTCCACgtggttgttgctgttgccaCATGAGGCAGCACCTGCTTGATGAGTAGGCACTGTGTTCTGTCACATGTAAAGAATCCCTCTTCAACACGCACAGGCAATTATTGCACAATGAGTATAAAGGTGACTTCCATCTTAATGCAAATGCGGTTATTTTAAGTGGTTAGAATCTAACTTGGTTTATTGATTTTAGCACCACTTAATGAGTTACATCTTCCCATAACACTGAAACACTAGATATAGTTATGTTTCCTGGATGTAGAGTTGTTGATATGAAAAAGCTCTTGTTCTTGATGTCTGTAAGCCCACTAAAGGAGCTCTGAATTTGAGCCAGTCACTGACGATACATTTCCCAGTATCCTGTTCCAAAATAATGGCTGCCATATTTGCCTATTTTGTACCCTTCACTACAGTTTCACATGCAGCACAGGTTATGTGTCTTGTAGCAGTGCTAACTCCTCACACACAGTTGTCTATTTTATTACTTAACCCTTTGACCAGTATGTTaaacaattttatttattttttactacaGTAGAAGTTCTTGTTTTCTGTAAAGAATAGTTATTAGCTAATGCCTTGGTACATTTACTGAAATTAGTGAAATATACTGCAGCTCTGGCATATACAAAAGCTAGgtacaaatattaataaaaacggACAGctgaacctcccccccccctcacccattGGTATTTTTAGAGTGATATTTTGTAAATGGCCGACAACATGATCGCTGGAATACTCTTACAACCTGGAAAGGGTTCCTTAGTCTGTTTAGTTCAGTTGGGTTATTTGAGTAGTCCTCCCCAATGAAAATTCCATAAAGGCTAAAATTCATTCTTAATCATTCTTAATACTGGATTAAAGGCATGTCCTACACAGTTATCCCTCCCCTGGCCACACTTTCACAGAGGCTATACCTCCTGTCCTGGTCACCAGCTGCCGTGTGCCATTGGTCTGTAGGGCGGGACAGTCAGCCTATGAGCCAATGTTACGTCCCGGGTCTTCCCTTTTTTGTCACCCTGTACAGTCGCACCAGCCTGGAGGAGGTGTACCGGCGGCACCGGAAGGAGGCGGACACGGTGGAAGATGATCTTGTGGTCTGCAAGTGTACCATCTCTCTGTGCAGCAAGGAGGAGCAGCCGCTGACCAGCATCTTCCAGTTCTATCAAGATATCCGTGGGTATGTCACTGACTTAAGAGACTGTCTGAATGAAAAGGTGGGTTCACATGCAACCTTGCAGTATTACTCTATGGAAAGTTGGGGGGTGGGGGTCTATTGGAAAGGGGAAGCTGTGGGCAAATTGAAACataatattaacattattttgatCAATGTGTGGGAAAGAGGAACTGCAAGTTGTGCAAGTTTTAGTAGAAACTTGTCTTGATATAGGTTGAGTTGCTGCACCGATGAATGTTGAGTATCATGTGGCATTATGGATGGTAAGTTGTGCTGGCTGTTGGTCATCAATAGAGAATAAGCAAGAGTAAAGATTCATTATAAGTCTCTCAGAATCATAGCAGTAAGGTTTGAAGGCACATAACTTTTGTACTATACTACTAATATGCAAGACATCGTGGTCTGGGTAGCAATAGTTGAATAGTGTAAAATTCAATGGAGTGTTATTTCCTTCTGCAAATATATatggtttcttctttccttaggcATTTTTTGCCTATATTCtttcggattttttttatataagattGACTACTGTCAAGGCAGCCTGTGTTGCTGAGAAAA
This genomic stretch from Eriocheir sinensis breed Jianghai 21 chromosome 38, ASM2467909v1, whole genome shotgun sequence harbors:
- the LOC127008692 gene encoding PAX3- and PAX7-binding protein 1-like isoform X2 codes for the protein MFKKRKNLNIRQRRLSEEEPAAEGEAAGTNSNDDSNSNLPPAGKKEKKKAKEKEPKKQSILSFEDELEADDGIMFQEKKSSLSYKLRKEMKKERKEKRREEKEKQRQAEGKDKFREKDKNGGPTVSELDELGIRIVNGREAESIGAEPGDSDSEEDTPGQHKFRPKGAKTSQSLDPWKKILQSGQIPDANMIHAIRKQRQQAREQGDMIPIDDTVRVEESKGRLVRDDDNDRSDDEEGESRMDFSVNHQARDRQQRREAFIAAQDDDGTDNSDHEREWEKQQLLKAGASTKVAGCEGEGNQDSQTDPSASSHFTAPVDNGALAVAGAGSIVQPEPRLWGQESLIPASSSALPRPSNYQAEGIIKRLQDSRTSLEEVYRRHRKEADTVEDDLVVCKCTISLCSKEEQPLTSIFQFYQDIRGSQR
- the LOC127008692 gene encoding PAX3- and PAX7-binding protein 1-like isoform X1 encodes the protein MFKKRKNLNIRQRRLSEEEPAAEGEAAGTNSNDDSNSNLPPAGKKEKKKAKEKEPKKQSILSFEDELEADDGIMFQEKKSSLSYKLRKEMKKERKEKRREEKEKQRQAEGKDKFREKDKNGGPTVSELDELGIRIVNGREAESIGAEPGDSDSEEDTPGQHKFRPKGAKTSQSLDPWKKILQSGQIPDANMIHAIRKQRQQAREQGDMIPIDDTVRVEESKGRLVRDDDNDRSDDEEGESRMDFSVNHQARDRQQRREAFIAAQDDDGTDNSDHEREWEKQQLLKAGASTKVAGCEGEGNQDSQTDPSASSHFTAPVDNGALAVAGAGSIVQPEPRLWGQESLIPASSSALPRPSNYQAEGIIKRLQDSRTSLEEVYRRHRKEADTVEDDLVVCKCTISLCSKEEQPLTSIFQFYQDIRGYVTDLRDCLNEKVPEISSLEEQVYALYRQRAQKMVQRRRQDVKDQNDEFSPFAGKGAMGDEYRTRRAAEREGRRTRRRREREKRGDSNHHDGMSTDDEESQSEIQLMQSDLEHIAAEARKIFEDVEDDFSQLKRIMTKFEEWKAKDGPTYSDAYVSYNLPKIFAPYIRLQMLLWNPLMKDSESVEVERMKWFNLLLLYGTGDAPDDDPRHLREDSDRKLMSHLVEKIVLVKLKELVGCWWDPLSHTQTVRLVNMVRHYAEAYPSLNPSSKPLRELTHAIINKIRDAIDNDIFIPMFPKNVYDNKNSGVSLFFQRQFWVAWKLLSSTLMWHKVLSDSVIHDLAVRSLLNLYLLPALNLATEINPTDALDKCRNVINALPRSWVKSEGTHVFLGRLEDFLIKLSEKLDPTTHTPALKEVCDLLKSIGATAQAEKIAYKYL